The following proteins are co-located in the Pararge aegeria chromosome 3, ilParAegt1.1, whole genome shotgun sequence genome:
- the LOC120637187 gene encoding uncharacterized protein LOC120637187 gives MDPVLDGEWLGFKNDSIEETPSLGNVARSWQWRERGINPTNSSSNKTVLENVAEDILVQKPLKIRCCDLPGYPRSTFLMVFSPDGTKVASTHGNHNVYVSELASGKHVRILKGHPRTPWCIAFHPTHTQLIGSGCLGGQVRVWDISSGGSEVWNVSKETVIASIAFHPREQLLVIATYNELYFWDWSQPAPFTKVSTNNINEKVRYVAFDSLGYKLITGISLRPTAGGISNSVLQPNPNVNPTNNTSNTRREESDTPETNRTQDNSRSAQDIIVNSYQNLVQRYDSLVRNYQRLFMVRHRLTATPPPPSTTDRGTDPMETDPSPEANSNTRVARSYTSAPQFDNENPATGTSSHRQETDNAEGEGSSGRLLNLDALSLNSGLPRDRNSTRQDHSIFGSRPSAFHPLNDTSGRSFRTVDQNERASRLLPNPFSSTNGTPRPTRISFTSLVAQQNSDNAANSSRTSVFPAYRSDSPSLLDLSPRRWGGARRIYISIPNENSSSTTNTLPTRTSRQSTPQTSVTNATQTTSSTTSQSPSSTPADAHTINESLDLIRDILRDSGTRLLNLITNMSLSTLQHVSSGGEIPLRFSETSAGVRAQSGDNDSGDRPRASSRPGVRLFNSNLRPCILSSSSESDSDQSPEVNIFRTRNSTFREDDARDPDRSSGAGPSNSSEQEPHPTDRLDFELGEFRLQNPDSETGGINVSANSSNFRVRTQSNAAGEGPSTSNADNQDVPETSEQNNPSDINSNLPSTSGDNFWGSGRIPPAEAYRKVRGGVNAMQKHCTQLTNMWIRGNRATMPELRNMWENLRRRILVLHRETGRQDLPSHYTRSLLDRCMMLTEVADNISRTPSRNSRTQSSNQGESTINSESTNTENVSTDEPEQGTSRENPSSNRQPLASKSPLTKSSSFNWSPSLRRRLQSSYRWRPETEIRRRSRNPASTRLPQRNTNRPRRDFARAMEISATRHDIRMRAMQVLSIMFNMMMMCLEERGLSQLIIQMLRSLKKALAITCLLLMTNRNNGRASNNTSPQRVDSLNVIRLENVDHTGPVNVDGPDEPAHNPNPNELEKDRLQSSASKRIKRDNSTSAQAISENNSQQTSAPLASTSSQSNISQQWSNRLAIQISAANRNNSSTARNRRDLYMESRRLKALHKTNPIAHPLIKKRVFPPVSSHKIPSLRLLPNRANRRPLRAARTESQSAQPVAGPSGILSGDARPSRLPPEMMNEFEHRINLIRLAHMQAVRLRNAARSRFRRMQTIRLYTPSSVREMFNFPPTNERPPENRSTLQDQDSPNRRSFSSSFDYRPLLLTRERILSRGATSRPTEESRLEQYQAAIEDAAAAAVPLLQVGDLSISNPSTQRNPPQRLPRIHEYLQPIILAQNAMVIDEDGNGDAGAGAGNGAAVGGGGGGAAGGLGGMRRMGGMAGLLDASIISEALPAPSHRVQAWDFTTGNTPDIADSSKNVVVQRCRIHNDASIDISKDGRLLVALHPVPRLRNTNHWLGVYSLEWSRLGQCLHTAALEQSAVSVALSPTARHLAVGLGSRRFTLAPHGRSSVFALLYRLDPLESTSRTGLSPIKELEQTWENGFTSLNCLRWAPQPGQGLVYANNTGQLIIMS, from the exons TGTTGCGATTTGCCAGGATATCCAAGGTCAACATTTCTCATGGTTTTCAGTCCAGATGG CACCAAAGTAGCATCCACACACGGAAATCACAATGTGTATGTGTCAGAACTTGCCAGTGGTAAACATGTAAGGATTTTAAAAGGACATCCCCGTACACCATGGTGTATTGCATTTCATCCCACTCACACGCAACTCATTGGTTCAGGTTGTCTGGGGGGCCAAGTCAGAGTATGGGATATTTCTagt GGTGGCAGTGAGGTATGGAATGTATCTAAAGAAACAGTAATAGCGTCAATAGCATTCCACCCACGGGAACAATTGTTGGTAATTGCTACATACAATGAGCTTTACTTTTGGGATTGGAGCCAACCTGCACCTTTTACTAAAGTttcaactaataatataaatgaaaaagtcaG ATATGTGGCATTTGATTCCTTGGGTTACAAACTTATAACGGGAATATCGTTACGACCTACAGCTGGAGGGATTAGTAATAGTGTTCTTCAACCGAATCCAAATGTCAATCCAACAAACAATACAAGCAACACAAGAAGGGAGGAATCAGACACTCCAGAAACCAATAGAACGCAAGATAATTCTCGATCTGCCCAAGATATTATTGTCAATTCTTATCAAAACTTGGTTCAAAGATATGACAGCCTAGTGAGGAACTACCAGCGTCTCTTTATGGTTCGCCACAGGCTGACAGCTACTCCGCCTCCTCCTAGTACG ACGGATCGCGGCACAGATCCGATGGAAACCGACCCATCGCCTGAAGCTAACAGCAACACTCGTGTGGCGCGCTCCTACACATCCGCACCGCAATTTGACAATG AAAATCCTGCCACGGGGACATCCAGCCATAGGCAAGAAACTGACAATGCAGAAGGCGAAGGGAGTAGTGGTCGCCTGCTAAATCTTGACGCTTTATCTTTAAATAGTGGCCTTCCCAG AGATCGAAATTCAACACGTCAGGATCATTCCATATTTGGTTCAAGACCTTCCGCATTCCATCCACTTAATGACACTTCTGGTAGATCCTTTCGAACAGTAGATCAGAACGAACGGGCATCTAGACTTTTGCCTAACCCATTTTCCTCGACAAATGGAACACCAAGACCGACCAGAATTTCGTTTACAAGCCTGGTCGCCCAACAGAATTCCGATAATGCCGCAAATTCCTCACGCACTAGTGTTTTTCCAGCTTATAGGTCGGATTCCCCTTCGCTCTTAGACTTATCGCCTCGCAGATGGGGTGGCGCCAGGCGAATATATATTTCCATACCGAACGAAAACTCTTCAAGTACTACAAATACATTACCGACCCGAACTTCTCGACAAAGCACACCTCAAACTTCGGTGACTAATGCAACTCAGACCACTTCTTCTACCACGTCCCAATCACCGTCGTCTACACCTGCAGACGCTCACACTATCAATGAGAGCCTAGATTTGATTCGTGATATTCTTAGAGATTCCGGAACGAGACTATtgaatttaattacaaatatgtCTCTATCAACTCTCCAACATGTTAGTTCAGGAGGAGAGATTCCTCTTCGATTTAGTGAAACATCTGCTGGAGTTAGAGCACAATCTGGTGATAATGATAGTGGTGACCGTCCAAGAGCGTCGTCGCGTCCTGGTGTAcgtttatttaattcaaatttgcGTCCCTGTATTTTATCATCTAGTTCAGAATCTGATAGTGATCAGTCACCCGAAGTCAATATTTTTAGAACTCGAAATTCTACATTTAGGGAAGATGACGCGAGAGATCCTGATCGATCCAGTGGTGCTGGGCCATCAAACTCTTCCGAACAAGAGCCACATCCTACGGATAGATTAGATTTTGAACTGGGAGAATTTCGTCTGCAAAATCCTGACAGCGAAACCGGTGGTATTAATGTATCAGCTAATAGCAGTAATTTTCGCGTGCGTACTCAGAGTAATGCTGCAGGAGAAGGACCTAGCACGTCTAACGCTGATAACCAAGATGTTCCCGAAACCTCGGAGCAGAACAATCCTAGTGACATCAATTCTAATCTGCCATCGACAAGTGGAGACAATTTCTGGGGATCTGGTCGAATCCCACCGGCAGAAGCCTATAGAAAAGTTCGTGGTGGCGTAAATGCCATGCAAAAGCATTGTACGCAACTCACCAATATGTGGATTCGTGGTAATCGTGCAACAATGCCCGAGCTACGCAATATGTGGGAAAATCTACGTAGGCGAATTTTAGTTTTACACAGAGAAACTGGTCGTCAAGATTTGCCCAGTCACTATACAAGGTCACTTTTGGATAGATGTATGATGTTAACTGAAGTGGCAGACAACATTTCTCGAACGCCCAGCAGAAATTCGAGAACTCAAAGTAGCAATCAGGGAGAAAGTACAATAAATTCTGAATCAACCAACACTGAAAATGTTTCAACTGATGAGCCTGAACAGGGTACATCTAGGGAAAACCCCAGTAGTAACAGACAACCATTAGCGAGCAAATCGCCTCTAACAAAATCATCTAGCTTTAACTGGTCACCATCGCTCAGGAGGCGATTACAATCTAGCTATCGATGGAGACCAGAAACCGAGATTAGGCGACGATCACGTAATCCTGCTTCGACTCGTTTACCTCAGAGGAATACAAATAGACCTAGAAGAGATTTTGCCAGAGCAATGGAGATTAGTGCAACAAGACACGATATTCGTATGCGAGCTATGCAAGTATTATCCATTAtgtttaatatgatgatgatgtgtttaGAGGAGCGAGGACTTAGTCAGCTGATAATACAGATGTTACGGTCTTTGAAGAAGGCATTGGCAATAACTTGCTTATTGTTAATGACAAATAGAAATAACGGCCGAGCTAGTAACAATACATCGCCTCAGCGTGTTGATTCGTTGAATGTTATTCGTTTAGAAAACGTTGATCATACTGGCCCTGTCAACGTAGATGGACCAGATGAACCAGCTCATAACCCGAATCCTAATGAGTTAGAAAAAGATCGTTTACAGAGTAGTGCTAGTAAACGTATAAAGCGAGATAACTCTACGAGTGCACAAGCAATATCTGAGAACAACTCACAACAAACCTCAGCTCCATTAGCTTCAACTTCTTCTCAAAGTAATATTTCACAACAATGGAGTAATCGTCTAGCAATACAAATTTCAGCGGCAAATAGAAATAATTCGTCAACAGCCAGAAACAGACGGGATTTATATATGGAAAGTAGGCGACTAAAAGCGTTACATAAGACAAATCCAATAGCCCACCCGTTgattaaaaaaagagttttcCCTCCTGTATCCTCTCATAAGATTCCTTCCTTACGATTGCTACCTAATAGGGCTAACAGACGACCCTTAAGAGCTGCTAGGACAGAATCACAAAGTGCACAACCTGTCGCTGGCCCCTCTGGTATTCTATCCGGTGATGCTAGACCCTCAAGGCTACCTCCTGAAATGATGAACGAGTTTGAGCACAGAATCAACTTAATAAGATTGGCTCATATGCAAGCTGTGAGACTACGTAACGCTGCAAGAAGCAGGTTCAGGCGAATGCAAACAATTAGACTATACACGCCTTCGTCTGTTAGAGAGATGTTTAACTTTCCGCCTACTAACGAAAGGCCTCCCGAGAACCGTTCAACGTTGCAAGACCAAGATTCACCTAATCGCCGCTCTTTTAGTTCTTCATTCGACTACAGGCCGCTTTTACTTACACGAGAACGGATTTTATCAAGAGGTGCAACGAGCCGGCCGACAGAAGAATCGCGACTCGAACAGTATCAGGCTGCGATTGAGGACGCAGCGGCTGCGGCCGTTCCCCTATTACAAGTGGGCGATCTGAGTATCAGCAACCCCAGCACGCAAAGAAACCCACCTCAAAGACTGCCAAGAATTCACGAATATCTACAACCAATAATTCTCGCCCAA AACGCTATGGTGATCGACGAAGATGGCAACGGCGATGCTGGTGCTGGTGCTGGGAATGGGGCTGCTGTGGGTGGAGGAGGGGGGGGTGCGGCCGGAGGATTGGGAGGTATGCGTCGCATGGGCGGCATGGCAGGACTGCTAGACGCTAGCATCATATCAGAAGCGTTGCCGGCGCCGTCCCACCGCGTGCAAGCATGGGACTTCACGACGGGCAACACACCAGATATTGCCGACA GTTCAAAAAATGTGGTCGTTCAGCGGTGCAGAATACACAACGATGCAAGTATTGATATATCAAAGGACGGAAGACTATTAGTTGCTCTGCACCCAGTACCTCGTCTAAGGAATACTAACCATTGGTTAG gtgTTTACTCTTTGGAGTGGTCGAGACTTGGCCAGTGCTTACACACGGCAGCACTGGAACAGAGCGCGGTGTCGGTTGCATTATCGCCCACTGCACGCCACCTGGCCGTTGGTCTTGGATCGCGTCGATTCACTCTTGCGCCTCACGGGAGGAGCAGTGTTTTCGCCCTTCTCTACCGCCTTGACCCGTTAG AAAGCACAAGCCGAACTGGATTGTCGCCCATCAAGGAATTGGAGCAAACTTGGGAGAATGGCTTCACCAGCCTCAACTGTCTGCGGTGGGCACCACAACCAGGGCAAGGGCTTGTCTACGCAAACAATACTGGACAACTCATTATAATGAGCTAA